The Sporosarcina sp. Marseille-Q4943 genome includes the window CAAATCCCGGGCGAGGCTGTCGAGCGTCGGTGTGGAGGCAGATGATGAAGCGCCTTGATTGCCGACAGCGTTATCATTGCTTCCGAGCAATTGAAGTACTTGCTGTCTCGCGCGGTTCAAGCTGACACCCGCATTATTTAATACGCGGGCAGCCACCCCTTCCCCTTCGCGGATGAGCGCCAACAGAATATGCTCCGTCCCGATATAGGAATGGCCAAGCTTTCGCGATTCATCGACAGAAAGCTCGATGACCTTTTTCGCCCTCGGCGTGTAATGCACGATCGGACCGACTTCCTTCGATCCGGAACCGACGAGGCTTTCTACTCCTTTTTCTATCGTTTCGAAACTGACGTCGATCGCTTCCAAAGCTTTCGCAGCGATGCCGCCGCCTTCCCGTATGAGTCCCAATAAAATATGCTCGGTGCCGATGGATTCATGTTTCAGTCTGATCGCTTCTTCTTGTGCAAGCTGCAGGACTTTTTGTGCCCGCTGTGTAAAACGATTGAACATCATATTCTTTCCACTCCTTCTATAGTAACGTCTATCCTGTCCCCACTATTGAAAGTGTGGAATAGGAATTCCTCTTACTCTATTCCAATGGACCATAAAGCAATCCACTTCGAACAAATTGACTTTGACCATCTTTGACTTAAGTATAGTTAATAGAAAAGTACGTTGCAAAAGTATTGCTCAGTTTTCTGTATTATTTTGTTCTCTTTGCTGCTCCGACCGAAGTCGTTCTCGGAATAGATCGGCTCTGAAGATATCCCTCTCCTCCGCCGTCAACTCCTCCCCGGCATATTGCTGGAGGAAGCCGGGCTGCATGAAAATCATCAATTCATTCAATATGGACATGTCAACATCCTCAATAATCCCTAAATCGATGCCGAGACGTACGTCCGACAGACAGCGGGCCGCTTCACCCGACGGCAGCAATCTTGCATACATAATCGTGCCGAGCGAGCGGAAGAGCTTGTTTTCCAGTGCAACGCGCGATTTCGAAAGGAGGATTTCGCGTGAGCGCCTTTCGTGGGCGATAAGCCTAAGCGCCACATTTTTCAAATCGGAAAGGATCTCTTTCTCCGGTTTGCCCAAAGTCGTCTGATTCGAAACCTGATAAATATTGCCCGGCGCTTCGCTTCCCTCTCCGTAGCTCCCTCTGACGACCATTCCTAGTCTAGAAATAGCCGGGATGATGCGCTCGATCTGCTTGGTGATCGTCAGTGCGGGCAAATGCATCATGACCGACGCCCGCATGCCCGTGCCCGTATTTGACGGACAGCTCGTCAAGTAGCCGAAATCCTCGTCGAAGGCGTAAGGAAGAATATTCTCCAAATAGTTATCGACAGAGTCTGCATGATCATAGGCATTTTCCAACTGGAAGCCCGGATAGATGCATTGGATGCGGATATGGTCCTCTTCGTTCACCATGATGCTCAACGTCTCATCTTCCGACAGGATGACCGCTCCATGTCGTTTTACATCCGTCAACTGCGGACTGACCAAATGCTTCTCAACAAGCACTTGCCTTTCCAGAGCTGGAAGTTCCAACATCTTCATATAGGAATACCCTTTTTCATCGGAAGTAAGCAAGGCGGCCGAAACTTGCGAGTCGACCTTCTGCGCCTCTTCGGCCGTGAACGCGATCGGGAATCGATATCCCCTTAAATTCCGGGCCAAACGGATCCTCGTCGACATGACGATATCCGAGTGCTCCCCATGTGACGTCATCCATCCTGTGACGGCACCTTTCATGAATTTATTAATTGACATCGCTGCCTTCACCTCCATTGCTGCCTTCTGCCAAACGTTCTTTCAACGCATTCGCTTCATCCCTCAATGCCGCGGCATCTTCAAAACGTTCCGTCTCGATTGCTTCTTGCATTTTCAACCGGATTTCCTCGACCTTCTTTTTCAAGGCGAACCGTTCATTGAGGGAGACCGGTATTTTCCCGACATGCGTCGTATGTCCGTTATGAAGCTTGCTGAAAATACGCGGCAAATACTCTTTGAATGTGTCATAGCACGTCGGGCAGCCGAACTTGCCGATATCGAGGAATTTCCTGAACGTCAATTGGCAGTCCGGACAAATGTGCCCGTCCGGCTTGCTTTCCCTTGAATGCTGAAAAGGCTGAATCGATTCGCTCCCTCCGAACCAGTGGGAAAGGAATTGTTGGATTGACAACGGTTCCTGATTCGGATCGAAATGGAACATTTGGGTTTGGAACGCGCATTTCTCACATAGATGACGTTCCGTCGACCCGCCCATGCCTTCCTGGGTGAAGAGCACGGAAGCCGGCCGTTCTTTGCAATTGTCGCATAGCATAATCTGCACCTCGTATTCGTCGAATTCTATTCAAGCTGCCTATAGATGAGGGTCTTGAGCATTGCCTGTAAAACCCGTGCCCGCATGAGATCTCGTTCCGGCAATGGGTATTGGAGCGTCGTCCGGTCCACCGCAGCCAAGATGAGCCTCGACTCCCTCTCCGAAATTACTTCCTCATTCAACAGCCTATAGATGATTCCTTCGGCCATCGTGTACGTCGCGCCTTGTTGGATTCCTTCTAAAATATGTTCAATCAATTCCTTATGCGAATTCGTCTGAACGCGGTAAATCCGGATATACCCTCCCCCTCCACGCTTCGATTCGACGGCATATCCACGTTCTACAGTAAAGCGGGTGTTAATGACATAATTGATTTGCGAAGGAACGCACTGAAATTTCTCTGCGACTTCACTCCGTTTGATTTCTACAGTCCCGCTATCTTCTTTTTCGATAATCGCCTTTAAATACCCTTCTATAATGTCGGAAATGTTTCGCATGATGTCACCTCTTTTCTTCCGGTGTTAAGCCATTGACTTTGACTATCTTTGACTTAATTGTACATGAAAATACATCTAGCGCGCAATTGATATGTATTTATCACTTTTCATGTTTAGATTGGAATAAAACGGGTAATAAACTAGTTGAGGATTTTGTGCACCTCTTCTTCCTCTTCATGGAGTTTCGTTTAAAAGGGCAGATGAAAACGATTGAGGCAAACAGTCGTTTTTCTTCGCATCGCGCAGTCTGTCCTTTTGAACAAACTCTTATAATTAAAATTTCTTCTAACGGTTGATTTCCGTTCCAATCAACAGGGCTTGCTATCAAACAAAATATTAATGTATACAAAAAAAGTGACCCATTTCTAGATTAAATAGAGAATGGGTCGCTTTTTTGTCGAATTTCATTAAATAAAGCTCAAATTGTCCTAAAAACAACAGTTACCTAATTAATATGAATATAATCATATTGTCCCTTACTCTTTAATAAGTTACAGTGTAGAAGAGTCATATGAAGGAGGTATGGGAGAATGAATTCAGCTAAAATGCGCAATAAAGGGTTGTTCAACAGATTTCTAGATTTCATCGAGAAATACGGCAACAAATTGCCTGACCCCGTAATGTTGTTCGTTTACATTGCCGCACTTATTTTAGTTTGTTCAGCGATTTTCGGCGTCCTCGGCACATCAGCTATTAATCCTGGAACCGGCGAAGTGGTGAAAGTCGTCAATTTGCTGAACGGTGAAGGCCTCATTATGATCTTATCTAATTTGGTGAAAAACTTTGCGAGCTTTCCACCCCTCGGCCTCGTCCTCGTTGTTATGTTCGGTGTAGGGTTGGCAGAGTCAACCGGTTTAATCGCCACAGTCATGAAGACGACTATTTTGAACGCTCCAAAGAAAATCATCTTGCCGACAATCGTGCTTGTCGCAATTTTAGGGAATGCTGCTGCTGACGCGGCTATGGTCGTTTTGCCGCCCATTGTTGCGATGATTTTCATTGCGCTTGGCAGACACCCGATTGCAGGGCTTGCAGCCGCCTATGCATCTGTTGCGGGCGGATTTTCAGCAAACCTTATTATTAATGTGTTGGATCCTCTCATATACGGCTTCACAGAAATCGGTGCACATATCTATGACCCTACCTATTCAGGAAATCCCGGGATGAACTACTACTTTTTAGCGGTATCCACTTTAGTTTTAGTGCCTGTAGCAGTTCTTGTCACAACTAAAATTGTCGAACCGCGACTTGGCAAGTATGGAGGGGAGACTGAAGTATTAGAAGAAGTTTCATCTTTAGAGAAGAAGGGGCTACGATGGGCTGCACTTTCAGTCGCTCTCATTATCGGCATTGTTTTAGCTCTTTCACTTCCTGCAAATGGGCTTTTTCGCCATCCTGAAACAGGAAGTTTAACGACCTCGCCATTGATGGATAGCCTTGTTCCATTAATGATGATCCTTTTCCTTGTGCCATCAATTATTTACGGAAAAATCGTCAAGTCTTTAAACAACTCAAAAGACTTTGCAGATCATTTGGCGAAGGCAATGTCCAGCATGGGCATGTATATCGTCATCTCTTTCGCAGCAGCACAGATGATTGCATACTTCAATTGGAGCAATCTCGGCCCAATCGTAGCCATCAAAGGGGCTGAGTTGCTGGAAACATTAGGCTTGCAAGGTCTGCCACTGTTCATCGGCTTCATTATCGTCGCTGCCCTTATCAACTTCCTAGTTGCCAGCGCGTCCGCAAAATGGGCGATTCTCGCACCTGTTTTCGTACCGATGTTCATGATCATGGGATATAGTCCGGCATTGACGCAAGCCGCTTATCGTATCGGTGATTCCATCACCAACCCGATTACACCAATGCTTGCATACTTCGCCATCGTTCTGACATTCGCGAAAAAGTACGATCCAAAAATCGGAATTGGCACTTTCATGACCTCGCTTTTGCCATACTCAATCGCATTTGCAATCATGTGGATCATCCTATTCGCAGTTTGGTACTTGCTCGGCATCCCATTAGGACCACAAGGCGAGCTGTTTTTGAATAAATAATCAATACTAAATGTCCATAAGTAAAGGCAGCCCCCGATATTTCGGAGGCTGCCTTAATTTTATTCAATTGTAGCGTTCTTCATTTCCTTGACCGGTAGGAAGAGCTCGCCTGTTTCGTAATATGTGATGGCGAGATGGTCTCCTTCTTGGATGTAGATTGCTAACGGAACGGCTTCGGTGGAGACGATGTAGTTCCGCCCGTCGTCGGCAAGGATCGACACGATTGTGGCGTCGCCGGCGCGTTCCTTATAGACTCGGACAACGTTGACAGACGCTTTTCCTTCCTCGGCGTTCGAGCTGCCGTCGACTGTGCTTCCGCCGCGTTGCAATGCTGTTTTATACAGCCTTAACGCTTCGTTCGGCGAGTTGGCGTAAACCGAAATTTCTGGGTTCGCCGCCGAGACGATGAAGTAGTTTTGCAGGAAGCCGTTCGAGTCAAGTACCGGCGTCAACCAGCTCGCTTCGCCATAGAAGTTATAAAGCACCGGCATTTCCCCGTTCCATTTCTTCTCGATGAATTTCTTCTCGATAATTTGAAGAGCGCCTTGTGAATCCATATAAGACTCCTCAAGATTGCCAGTATAGTAAGTCGCCTCGCCCGTGCGGCCATCTGTCAATGCATAGCCGAGCATCGAGTCGACGCCTTCTCTCGGACTTGTGAAATCAGTAAAATAATACATATGACCGTTTTCATCGAATACCGGGCTGACATTCGATTCCGTCCCTTCGTCCGAAGGCAGCTTCACGTCCTTCTTCCCGACGATCGAATTCCAGAATCCGTGGACGTACTTTCCGAAATAGCTGTTTTGAAGGCTGACCGCTTCCGGCGAAACCGCCCCGTCGATGAATTCAGGGACTTTCGAAAGCGGATATTGATTCACTTCCCCAGTTCCCGGGTCGACCATGACAATTCCTTGTACATCGAATCCATTCCTCGCTGAAATGAAGTTTCCGTAGGAACGGATATAATGCGGCTTGCCTTCGTCATCGATTTCAAGCTGCACATCGCCGTAAAAGATGAGGTCCGGCATCGCCATCCGCATATGACGCTCCACTTGTTTATGAAAATATGATGAAGGGGTATACGCCATTTCAGTTTTCACGAACTTCGGATTATCCGCTGAATCGGTCGCACTCATCGTGAAGTAGCCAGGGGTCGTCTTCCCGTTCAGCCATTTGAAGAAGCCCGAAAACTCGACGGGTGCGATGTAGACGAACTTCCCATCTACCTTTTGGATTTGCAAGTTGCCAAGCTCATAATAGCTTGTATTCGGCACTTGACCGAATGCCTTCTTCATTTTATTCCGGGCGAATTGGGGTGGAACGCTTGCAGGCGTCTTCGTTTCGTCGAACGCCTTGATTTCAACCTGTTGGTCCATTTCCACCGCTATATATTTTTCATTCGCATTGAAAAGCGGCGCACAAAGGATGAACACACTGCCTGCTAATGCCGCCAAGAAAAGGACAATCTTAGCGCTTCTTTCCTTTCCGGTTGCCAGCACGACGCCCGCTAGAGTGGCGATGAGAGCTAGCGCCCACAAAGACGTCCAATTCCTGTCCAAATTTGAAACGTAGTAAAGTGCAAACGTGAGAGCCGCCATGAGCACAACAGTCGCTGACAAGGCTGCGATACGATTGAAGACAGGCTGCCCCTCTTTGGAGACCGACGTCAGCGGCACGATAATCATCGCGGAAACAATTCCGGCAACGAGTGAGAATAGGAGTAAATTTATCATCTAAACACTCTTTTCTATTAATATTAAACCTCTCCTATCTATACGGATGAAGCAGCTAAACGATTCATATATTTAATCATGATTTTGAATCCTTGAAAAAGGGCGATCCTTCAAGTTGATGTGCACCAACTTGAAGGATCGCCCCTTGTATTTATTCGATTAACTTGTCACCGGTTGTTTCGCTAACGGCTCCATATCGATTTCAAATCCTAGGTCCTCGAGCATTTGCCTGTCCCGGTCGCTTTCCTGCCCAGCTGTCGTCAAATAGTCGCCGATAAAAATTGAATTTGCCGGATAGAGGCCGAATGGTTGAAGCGAGCGCAAGTTCACTTCGCGGCCGCCCGAAATCCGGATTTCCTTCGTCGGATTCATAAAACGGAAGAGGCAGAGCACTTTCAAGCAATAACGCGGCGTCAGCTCATTCGTTCCTTCAAGTGGCGTCCCATCCACCGCGTGCAAAAAGTTCACAGGAATCGAATCGGCATCCATCGCATACAGGCTGCGCGCCATTGCAACAACATCCTCTTTCGTCTCCCTCATGCCGATGATCACACCGGAACAAGGAGAGATTCCCGCTTCCTTCGCCAGTTCCACCGTATTCACGCGGTCATCATACGTGTGAGATGTCGTAATGCTCTCATGGTGAGCAGCAGATGTATTAATGTTGTGGTTGTATCGGTCGACACCCGCTTCTTTCAAACGTTTTGCCTGTTCCGGTTTCAACAGACCGAGACAAGCACATACGGTCATGTCGCTGTATTTTGCCTTAATTTCCTTGACGGAATCAATGACGATGTCAAGCTCACGGTTTAGCGGCCCTCGCCCGCTAGCGACGATACAATATGTGCCTGCGTTCACAGACGCCGCACGTTCAGCCCCCGCCACAATTTCTTCCTGCTTCATCATCGCATATTTTTCAATCGGCGCTTTTGAGACGATCGATTGTGCGCAATATCCGCAGTTTTCCGGACAAAGACCGGATTTTGTATTAATGATCATGTTCAACTTCACTTTATTTCCATAATAATGCTTGCGAATCTTATAAGAAGCATGCAGCAATGGAAGCAGATCATCATCCGGACAATTTAATATAGAAAGCGCATCCTCATCCGATAAACTGCCGCCAGACAGCACACGGTCCGCCAATTCCATAAAAATCGTCAATGCGCCCGCCTCACTTTCAAAACTTTGTACATCCGATGGCCGAAGAATCCGGCAAGAATCGACAAGAGAATGTCTTTCGGCAACGGCGGAACCATCCAGGCCCAAGCCACTCCATAGCTGAATGCGTCAGGTGCTGCAGCCCATAACTTATAGGCAGCATACATCCAATTCGTCCCGAATAAATAATTCACACACATCGCAACTAAAGCTGCAATTACATAGCTTCGCAAACTTCCATTTCTTTCAACAATCTTCCCGGCAATATACGCAACGAGGATGAAGGAGACGATAAATCCGAATGTCGGAAAGAGAACCGCACTGAATCCTCCCTGGAATT containing:
- a CDS encoding protein arginine kinase; its protein translation is MSINKFMKGAVTGWMTSHGEHSDIVMSTRIRLARNLRGYRFPIAFTAEEAQKVDSQVSAALLTSDEKGYSYMKMLELPALERQVLVEKHLVSPQLTDVKRHGAVILSEDETLSIMVNEEDHIRIQCIYPGFQLENAYDHADSVDNYLENILPYAFDEDFGYLTSCPSNTGTGMRASVMMHLPALTITKQIERIIPAISRLGMVVRGSYGEGSEAPGNIYQVSNQTTLGKPEKEILSDLKNVALRLIAHERRSREILLSKSRVALENKLFRSLGTIMYARLLPSGEAARCLSDVRLGIDLGIIEDVDMSILNELMIFMQPGFLQQYAGEELTAEERDIFRADLFRERLRSEQQREQNNTEN
- a CDS encoding UvrB/UvrC motif-containing protein, whose translation is MLCDNCKERPASVLFTQEGMGGSTERHLCEKCAFQTQMFHFDPNQEPLSIQQFLSHWFGGSESIQPFQHSRESKPDGHICPDCQLTFRKFLDIGKFGCPTCYDTFKEYLPRIFSKLHNGHTTHVGKIPVSLNERFALKKKVEEIRLKMQEAIETERFEDAAALRDEANALKERLAEGSNGGEGSDVN
- a CDS encoding biotin transporter BioY, with the protein product MTTATVNTKRGMSALSLVYCGMFAALMMIGANITSFVPFLVIGGVPITLQTFFAVLAGLILGSRLGAISMTVYMAVGLAGAPVFSKFQGGFSAVLFPTFGFIVSFILVAYIAGKIVERNGSLRSYVIAALVAMCVNYLFGTNWMYAAYKLWAAAPDAFSYGVAWAWMVPPLPKDILLSILAGFFGHRMYKVLKVRRAH
- a CDS encoding CtsR family transcriptional regulator gives rise to the protein MRNISDIIEGYLKAIIEKEDSGTVEIKRSEVAEKFQCVPSQINYVINTRFTVERGYAVESKRGGGGYIRIYRVQTNSHKELIEHILEGIQQGATYTMAEGIIYRLLNEEVISERESRLILAAVDRTTLQYPLPERDLMRARVLQAMLKTLIYRQLE
- a CDS encoding AbgT family transporter; the encoded protein is MNSAKMRNKGLFNRFLDFIEKYGNKLPDPVMLFVYIAALILVCSAIFGVLGTSAINPGTGEVVKVVNLLNGEGLIMILSNLVKNFASFPPLGLVLVVMFGVGLAESTGLIATVMKTTILNAPKKIILPTIVLVAILGNAAADAAMVVLPPIVAMIFIALGRHPIAGLAAAYASVAGGFSANLIINVLDPLIYGFTEIGAHIYDPTYSGNPGMNYYFLAVSTLVLVPVAVLVTTKIVEPRLGKYGGETEVLEEVSSLEKKGLRWAALSVALIIGIVLALSLPANGLFRHPETGSLTTSPLMDSLVPLMMILFLVPSIIYGKIVKSLNNSKDFADHLAKAMSSMGMYIVISFAAAQMIAYFNWSNLGPIVAIKGAELLETLGLQGLPLFIGFIIVAALINFLVASASAKWAILAPVFVPMFMIMGYSPALTQAAYRIGDSITNPITPMLAYFAIVLTFAKKYDPKIGIGTFMTSLLPYSIAFAIMWIILFAVWYLLGIPLGPQGELFLNK
- the bioB gene encoding biotin synthase BioB → MTIFMELADRVLSGGSLSDEDALSILNCPDDDLLPLLHASYKIRKHYYGNKVKLNMIINTKSGLCPENCGYCAQSIVSKAPIEKYAMMKQEEIVAGAERAASVNAGTYCIVASGRGPLNRELDIVIDSVKEIKAKYSDMTVCACLGLLKPEQAKRLKEAGVDRYNHNINTSAAHHESITTSHTYDDRVNTVELAKEAGISPCSGVIIGMRETKEDVVAMARSLYAMDADSIPVNFLHAVDGTPLEGTNELTPRYCLKVLCLFRFMNPTKEIRISGGREVNLRSLQPFGLYPANSIFIGDYLTTAGQESDRDRQMLEDLGFEIDMEPLAKQPVTS